The nucleotide window taaattagtaaaatataacaattttaacataatcaaaattaaccttcattgaatctcaaaacactttttaaattaataaatattaatttatcgattaaataatacctttacaaaataaaaatatttcatagttCCACTTATATTCGTTTAGCGTACTTAGGAAAAGAAAAGCAATATCAATAtgtaatttaaacaagtaaacTTGATGATATCTTCATAATTTACTTGAAATATAATACCCCCACACATACGATTCCCTAGAGCACATTATTGCACTATTCAATTATGCCTCCGATattagttatatttattttttgcatcaTATGTTAGTGTTACTTTTTCTTTCGTCTCAAAATATTTGGTATTTTTTATTgggaaaaatgataaatatactctcgaactatcgtaaataaTATACAGATACTCTTCGCCATATTTTTGGGACATCAACACCTTGCCGtcaaaaaactagagcatatagaTGTCCTTTATACTAACAGACATACACGTGttataatcttatccaccgatccgatatttattaaatatcggattgacggataagattgcaccacgtgtccctatttagtcttccgttagagtgaaggacATATATATTCTAACTTTTGGACGGCAGgtgcaccaatgtcccaaaaatatgatgaaGGATATTTTACGATaatttgggggtatatttgttcttttttccttttttatatttatatataactcATCAAGAAAATAGTAATTAAGAAGGTATTTGACTATTTACCCTCATATGTGTGATGACTATAATCTCTCCTCATTGAATACTCATAGTTTTCAAGAATAATTACTATTAAGAttagaatgaaaaaataaataaaattaaaataacaagtattttaaaacaaatacttTTAATAAAGACGCAAATATTTTAAGacgaaagaaatatttattaacAATGGTGTAGATCACCCACTAATAATACATACCTTATCTAATTAGTATCAAATTTTACCATATGATATAATCTAATTTCTTCCGTCCTTTTCCCTCGTATCCCTTATTACGAATGATATATGTGGagtcattttattaaatttaattgcaTATTTAAGCCTTTTCTTGATCAAATACGTGTCAACCATCAAAAAACTAACTCCCAAGACAAACACACTAGcacacttccaatttctcacaTTTTTTCTTAtccattttgtttttatttggaaaaaaagtttgaaatgtGTTTGAACTTTGACCtatttaatattgtattttaaagatatatagttGCTCATCAAGAtaagttactatttataatgattacactattaaatagtttaggaGTAACATGTATTGCCCAAAGTTTGGAATTATTAtaacaatttcgatcaaagttcagatatatttcgaacccttttccctttttatgttcttcatttcaattagctatattattattattattagggaAAAAGGACACCCTGAagtatcgtaaatggtatgcaaataccttccgtcatacttttgggacattggtgtccctgccgtccaaaaactagagcatatataccatTAGACTAATAGACAtacacatgtcataatcttatccatcgacccgacatttattaaatatcgaatTGACGAATAAGATTGTGTCACGTGTctctatttagtcttccgttagagtgaaaaACATATATACTCTGGTTTTTGAACGTTAGGAGCACCAATATACCAAAAATATGACAAAAgttatctgcataccatttacgatagttcaaggatatatttatcctttttcccttattattactattattatatatagtatagGGCCTGCACTTAATAGTTCCaataataatgatatttttttcgGTAGTTTAATAATGGTGTACAAACcacacaaaaaataatcaactagGCTGAAGCTGCTCAGTGCGGCGACATAAGCAAAGGTGACTTTGCCATTTTCCCTTCCATTATCTCATTGAATGCGAGCAAAATTCTTCTCATCTTCACTATACTGTAGAATTTAGAATGACTGGAGTTCATAATATTTGGTTTAAACACTTAGAAAGTCTCACTCTTGTAGAAAATTCAGATACAATTTTGTTTTCCGGTGGATTATTTATTGAACCATTGATTCCTTCTTCAATTacaaataattttctaaaaatatcatcaattgaTGATTCCAGTGAGTTACATTCTCCCTTTTCTCGTCGTAGTGGACCAATTTTCCGGCGAGAAAAAAAGAGTGGTCGTGCCGGTTTTGGGGGTAATTTCTTGTGTTTGAGTTTGTCAGTTAAGAAGAATACTGAGGTTGTTGGGAATTCCAGTGAATGTTTGTTGAGTAATGGAGACGAGAGTTCAAAGGTGGAAGAGTCTAGTG belongs to Solanum stenotomum isolate F172 unplaced genomic scaffold, ASM1918654v1 scaffold701, whole genome shotgun sequence and includes:
- the LOC125852975 gene encoding probable mitochondrial adenine nucleotide transporter BTL2 is translated as MTGVHNIWFKHLESLTLVENSDTILFSGGLFIEPLIPSSITNNFLKISSIDDSSELHSPFSRRSGPIFRREKKSGRAGFGGNFLCLSLSVKKNTEVVGNSSECLLSNGDESSKVEESSDGNGDVKKRNIGLRGRGAMNTSKHLWAGAVAAMVSSRLSLLVLVDCESFQTFSVDPIYNTAISLLAFERWNSKKQGMGHEVSNIYNSKKAVNMDKFEGKRG